The Fulvivirga maritima genome segment GCTAACTTTTTACCCTAATCCGGCTAGAAGTACACTCTCATTGTCTATAATAGATTCATTGCCTTTAGATCAATTAACATTAAAAATGTTTAATAGTAAGGGACAAAATATCTACCAAAATGAATTTGAAGGCGGAAGTTATAGCTTATCTGCTACCATTGACATCAGTAATCAGCCTTCTGGTATTTATCTGGTAAATATCTCTACCGAAAAAGGATCTGTAACCAGAAAAATAATTATTAGTCAATAAATAGCCATATAAAATAATAGAATAACAGGGGTAGGCGAAATGTGGTTTTGATTCTAAGGTTTTTGCTTTAACTTTGTGCCAATTTATACAAAAGCATATTTCGCAAACCACACAAACATTTTTAAATGCCAAGAGATAGGAGCATCAGGTCGGTTTTAATCATTGGAAGCGGACCTATTGTTATTGGACAAGCATGTGAATTCGATTATTCGGGATCACAAGCCTCTCGTTCACTAAGAGAAGAAGGTATAGAAGTCATTCTGATCAATTCCAACCCGGCAACGATTATGACTGACAAGGTCACTGCAGACCACATTTACCTCAAGCCACTCACTAAAAAATCCATTAAAGAAATCCTTGAAAAGCATAATGTTGACGCTGTACTACCCACCATGGGAGGTCAAACAGCGCTTAACCTGGCCATTGAATGCCAGAAAGCTGGACTTTGGGATCATTATGGAGTAAAAATAATCGGGGTAGACATCGATGCGATCGAAACTACAGAAGATCGTGAGAAGTTCCGATTAAAGATGAATGAACTGGGGGTTAATGTATGTAAAGGTGAAACAGCCACTTCTTTCTTACAAGGAAAGGAAATCGCACAAGAGATCGGCTTTCCTTTAGTAATAAGGCCTTCATATACCTTAGGAGGTTCTGGAGGAGGTTTTGTAAACTCACCCGACGAGTTTGAAAAAGCACTTACTCACGGGCTACATACCTCACCTATTCATGAAGTACTTATTGAGCAAAGTATCCTTGGATGGAAAGAATACGAGCTAGAGCTACTGAGAGATAATAAAGGTAATATTATCATCATCTGTTCTATCGAGAACTTTGACCCTATGGGGGTTCATACAGGAGACTCTATTACGGTAGCACCTGCCATGACCTTGCCTGACACCGTTTATCAGGAAATGCGTAACCTCGCTATTAAAATGATGAACGGAATAGGAATGTTCGCAGGAGGCTGTAACGTTCAGTTTGCTGTTAACCCTGATGATGATTCTATAATAGGAATTGAAATCAACCCAAGGGTATCAAGATCATCAGCACTGGCATCTAAAGCTACTGGTTATCCTATTGCTAAAATAGCGGCTAAACTGGCTATTGGCTATAACCTGGATGAACTAAGCAATGCCATTACAGGCACTACTTCTGCTTACTTTGAGCCAGCATTAGATTATGTAATTGTAAAAATACCTAGATGGAACTTTGATAAGTTCCAGGGTTCTGACAGACACTTAGGTCTCTCTATGAAATCTGTAGGAGAGGTTATGGGTATTGGAAGAAACTTCCAGGAAGCCCTTCAGAAAGCCTGTCAGTCATTAGAAATAAAAAGAAATGGTCTGGGAGCGGATGGCAAAGAGCTTACAGATCAAAAAGCAATATTAGAAAGTCTGGAGCACCCTAGCTGGAACAGACTATTCCATATCTATGACGCCTTTAAATTGGGGGTTTCTTTCAAAACCATTGAAAAACTCACCAAAATAGACAAATGGTTCCTCAACCAGATTGAAGAACTTATTCTGCTAGAAGACGAAATAGAGAAACATACCATAGATACACTTCCTTTTGACCTGCTTAAAGAAGCTAAAGAAAAAGGATACGCTGACAGACAACTTGGTCATTTGATGAGATGCCTGGAAAGTGAAGTATTTAACAAGCGTAAAGAGCTTGGCCTTAACAGAGTTTACAAACTTGTAGACACCTGTGCTGCCGAGTTTGAAGCTCAAACACCATATTATTACTCTACTTTCGATCAGGAAAACGAATCTAAGGTTTCTGATAAAAAGAAAGTAATTGTACTAGGTTCAGGACCAAACAGAATTGGTCAGGGTATAGAGTTTGACTATTCATGTGTACACGGAATCCTGGCTGCTAAAGAATGTGGCTATGAAACCATCATGATCAACTGTAACCCTGAAACAGTATCTACTGATTTCGATGTGGCCGATAAGCTATATTTCGAGCCTGTATTCTGGGAGCATATCTATGAAATCATTCTTCAGGAAAATCCTGTAGGAGTAATAGTACAGCTCGGCGGACAAACCGCTCTGAAACTGGCTGAAAAGCTTGAGAAATATGGAATTAAAATACTAGGTACTAACTTCGAGTCTCTGGATTTAGCTGAAGACAGAGGTAGTTTCTCTAATATTTTGAAAGAGAATGACATTCCTTACCCAGAATTTGGAGTAGCGGAAGATGCAGAAACAGCCATTGAGTTATCAAAAGATATCGGATTCCCGCTATTGGTAAGACCATCTTATGTATTAGGAGGTCAAAGCATGAAAATTGTGATCAATGAAACAGAGCTGGAATCACACATAGTAGACATATTAAGAAACATCCCTGGTAACAAAGTATTACTAGACCACTTCCTGGATGGCGCTATAGAAGCTGAAGCTGATGCCATTTGTGATGGTGAAGATGTTTATATAATAGGTATTATGCAGCACATAGAGCCTGCTGGTATTCACTCCGGAGACTCATACGCTGTATTACCACCGTATAACTTGGGTGATTTGGTAATAGCTCAAATAGAAGCTTTTACTAAAAAAATAGCCCTGGCACTTAATACAGTAGGTCTTATAAACATACAGTTCGCTATAAAAGATGATAAAGTGTACATTATAGAAGCTAACCCTAGAGCTTCTCGTACGGTACCATTCATTTGTAAAGCGTATGACGAACCTTATGTGAATTATGCCGTTAAAGTAATGTTAGGGGAGAAAAAAGTAAAAGACTTTACTTTCAGCCCTATGAAAAAAGGATATGCTATAAAAGAGCCGGTGTTCTCATTTGAGAAGTTCCCTAACGTAAATAAAGAGTTAGGACCTGAAATGAAATCTACCGGAGAGGCTATCTACTTTATTGAAGATCTTATGGATGATTTCTTCCTAAAGATCTATTCAGAAAGAAACCTATATTTAAGTAAATAGGTTGTTACTTTAAATAGAAAGCATATGGGATTTTTAAAAACTGTAATAATTGCTTGTCTTATCATCTACCTTATCAATAAGGTATTTGGTATGATCATAAAGTTTTTAGCTGGTGGGTCTACTGCCAACCAGCGCAGTGGAAATGGAAACAGAAGCTATAACCACACACAATCAGCCAATTACAGGCAAAACGGTGATGTTAATATTGATTATGTTCCAAAAAATAATTCCCATAAAGACGTAAATGACTTCAAAGGAGGAGAATACGTAGATTACGAAGAGGTAAAAGAATAAGTTATTTATAGATAATTTTAGTAATTTATACCCCGTTTTGTCTCCTCAAAGGAGATAAGAACGGGGTTTTTTAATTTTTAGACATTATGACATCAATTGATTTTTATAAATACCAGGCCACAGGTAATGATTTTATTCTTATAGACAACCGTGATCCTCAGCTGGAACTCACTAAAGAAGAGATCGTTTTCTTGTGCGACCGTAAGTTTGGTATTGGCTCAGACGGCCTTATACTCATCCAAAATCATGAAGAATATGACTTTGAGATGGTTTTTTACAACCCTGACAGTAGCCAGAGTCTCTGTGGTAACGGTAGCCGCTGTGCGGTTAACTTCGCTAAATTCTTGGGAATTATAGATTCTACCACTAACTTCCTGGCTTTCGATGGAGCCCATTTTGCTGAGATACTTGATA includes the following:
- the carB gene encoding carbamoyl-phosphate synthase large subunit: MPRDRSIRSVLIIGSGPIVIGQACEFDYSGSQASRSLREEGIEVILINSNPATIMTDKVTADHIYLKPLTKKSIKEILEKHNVDAVLPTMGGQTALNLAIECQKAGLWDHYGVKIIGVDIDAIETTEDREKFRLKMNELGVNVCKGETATSFLQGKEIAQEIGFPLVIRPSYTLGGSGGGFVNSPDEFEKALTHGLHTSPIHEVLIEQSILGWKEYELELLRDNKGNIIIICSIENFDPMGVHTGDSITVAPAMTLPDTVYQEMRNLAIKMMNGIGMFAGGCNVQFAVNPDDDSIIGIEINPRVSRSSALASKATGYPIAKIAAKLAIGYNLDELSNAITGTTSAYFEPALDYVIVKIPRWNFDKFQGSDRHLGLSMKSVGEVMGIGRNFQEALQKACQSLEIKRNGLGADGKELTDQKAILESLEHPSWNRLFHIYDAFKLGVSFKTIEKLTKIDKWFLNQIEELILLEDEIEKHTIDTLPFDLLKEAKEKGYADRQLGHLMRCLESEVFNKRKELGLNRVYKLVDTCAAEFEAQTPYYYSTFDQENESKVSDKKKVIVLGSGPNRIGQGIEFDYSCVHGILAAKECGYETIMINCNPETVSTDFDVADKLYFEPVFWEHIYEIILQENPVGVIVQLGGQTALKLAEKLEKYGIKILGTNFESLDLAEDRGSFSNILKENDIPYPEFGVAEDAETAIELSKDIGFPLLVRPSYVLGGQSMKIVINETELESHIVDILRNIPGNKVLLDHFLDGAIEAEADAICDGEDVYIIGIMQHIEPAGIHSGDSYAVLPPYNLGDLVIAQIEAFTKKIALALNTVGLINIQFAIKDDKVYIIEANPRASRTVPFICKAYDEPYVNYAVKVMLGEKKVKDFTFSPMKKGYAIKEPVFSFEKFPNVNKELGPEMKSTGEAIYFIEDLMDDFFLKIYSERNLYLSK
- a CDS encoding DUF4834 family protein, producing the protein MGFLKTVIIACLIIYLINKVFGMIIKFLAGGSTANQRSGNGNRSYNHTQSANYRQNGDVNIDYVPKNNSHKDVNDFKGGEYVDYEEVKE